The window ATGAATCTGATAGTCTACAGGTCGTTATTTGAGCATTACACCTCCCCCCGAAAGGAATCATAATTCCGAGCTATATGCACCCATCAACATCAGTTTCCTTTCAGGAGCTTTATCTATCAATTTCAGAGGCATTTGGGGGATTCACTTGGCAAGTTGATGATCTTTTGCAGGTTGAAGCTCTTGTAGTTTATCTTTGGACAACATTCTAAAAGCATTACCATTGTGTCAGCATTTCAAGCACTCTACGCCGACATTTCCAATAATCGTTTATGGAAGGAGAGTTTGCTTGAtcccttttctttcattttctagTATCTTTTACCAATCCGTTGGTGCATCTTTTCAATTACCTTTATCACTTGATTATTACCGTGGCTTCttgggttgttcgtggaggtgaaaacaccaaaacaagggtctAACAAGTATGTAGACTCCAAAACATAACCCCCAACATTTTCgtttcttgcatgtgtgtaggtacaccAACATGATGAGGAAATTACCTTGTGGGAGGCTTCATAGCGTGGATCTCTAGTTTGTcgatttccttcccttttctccttccatttcATCTTGGTTGTATCGTATATCGCATTTACTAGCTAAGcttgattatttaatgtatttttctTGCATTATAATCACAGTTGGAAAATTTTGTACGAACTCTATACCTCGTTTGTATAGGATGAGAGCGCATCGTTTCTCTATAAATCTTGTTTAAATACTGTAATATAcattgaaataattattttatgCATTTGTTTAGGTTCTTGATTACTTTaaacattttttttcatttctcaTATTTGTAGTGCCTACTTTGTActtgtaattatatttttaaacatacattttaaaataaattgtttaacaTTAAATATTACGTTGATCACCCATAATTATTTGGTGGTTAATATTGTAGGTTATAATTGTCTTGAAGCTTCTAAATAATGTGGCTGGAACAAGAAGATTGCAACTACCTTCATTTTATATACAAACAAACTATCCCTTAATATATTAGTATATATTTACTTTTCATGTAGGTTGAGCATGTCAGAGTGCTTTGAAATACACGCTTTGGCTAAATTCACATTCATTTCAAAGTAGGGattaaatttaatggtgaaatctGTTACTTGTACAAAGTTCCATTTAGTTTAGGGCCATCTAGATGAAATGACTTCATGCAATTTCATAATTATattgaataataaatatttatcctcttttttaataattaaaatttatctgTAACAATCGAAAGAAATGACAGTGAAAAAGGTTGTATGTTGAATAAAATCACGTTGTATGTTGTATGACCGTCTCTGCTACGCCATAAGACTTTGAATGCGTGATTTGAGTAAAAACTATAACTCACGACTCCCTCTATAAATGGGTTATTACATCGCATTGTATTCCATATCAATCTTCATTTACGAATCGATTATTCAGTGAGAACGTAAACGTTTCCTTTGCTTTTGATTCAGCAAAAGGCTCTCGATCTTCAATATGTCAAGTTTGATGGGCATGAAAATGAGCGCACTGCTTGTCGGTCTACTGTTTCTGTTTACTGTCCATGTCTCCGCTCGATATCACCCCCAAAATCCTGTGAAAAACAATAATGTGCTTATGAGTATGGAGCAATTAGATAACTGTGCAAACTGCAAGGGCAACGGTGAAGACTCAAGACCCTGCTGTTCGTCACCCTCGAATAAGGCTGTTTTCTCACAACAGCTAGATGACTGTCCGAATTGTGAAAGCAATGGTAGAGACCCAAGACCCTGCTGCCACCGCTCCAACAAGATTGCTGGCAAAACCAATAATGTTCTTGCAGGCATGGAGCAGTTAGCAGGCTGTGCGAACTGTGAGGGCAATGGTGAAGACCCAAGACCATGCTGTCACCACTCCAAACAAACTAGCAAAAAAGATAACCTGCTTACAGACATGGTAGAAAAAGAGCTAACTGACTGTGAAAAGTGCAAGGGTAACGGTGAAGACCCAAGACCCTGCTGTTCGTCACCCTCGAATAAGGCTGTTTTCTCACAACAGCTAGATGACTGTCCGAATTGTGAAAGCAATGGTGAGGACCCAAGACCCTGCTGCCACCCCTCCAACAAGGTTGCTGGCAAAACCAATAATGTTCTTGCAGGTATGGAGCAGTTAGCAGGCTGTGCGAACTGTGAGGGCAATGGTAAAGACCCCAGACCCTGCTGCCACGCCTCCAACAAGGCTATTTTCTCAGGATAGAACTGGGCGGATGGCTGGCTTGGATCTCAGTTAATATTCGTTtgccttttctaatccattgtcacTAGGCGTTCCACACAAATAAAACCTCTTACTTTCCACAAATGTTCAGCTTCTTCTGGAGCACCAATTGTGAATCAAAGTGCACTATCACATGTAATTTCACGTTGATAGGAAAGCTGGTTGATCAGCTAATTCCTGATGTCTTAAAGTTGAATTTTTTTAAAGTTTCAAATATATAAGaatgagaaatttagagaagattgTTAATGTTGCATGATAGAAATGATCaaatacatatcaaaaatcataatcAAATGCATAAGAATGATAAACATAGAATTGGATGATTATAAAACAATGTGTGTCTATGTGAATAAGGTGGCAGATAGGTGAATAGAAATGCTTATAATTGGATGGGTAGAAAAGATGCATTTTGTTGGTATTGCACATAAGAAATGATCTAATAAATACcacaaatcaaatttcaatcaagtgaacaatataattcataacATATTTGCACACATAAGGATGataaatatttgcattcataaggATGACAAATATATAATTTAGATGATTATATAACAATCTGTGTCTATGAGAATAAGGTTGGAGATAGGTAAATAGAAATGCTTGTAATTGGATGGGTATAAACATAAGAAAGTACCCACACTATGTACATAATTTTTCCATTTATCAAtgcataaatattaatttattatctcaaattacatacaaaatgtaataaaaaatatgatgaaaatataaaatttgcCATTATAACTAGCGTATATCTCAAACTATCTATTCagaatattttttgaaataaacaACAAAGAACTAAATAAGTAATATTAATGGTATAATAGAGTTTACATTAGACATTCAATACCAAGTTAGATAAGGTACTAAAATTATTGGAAGGATAAGAAATGCCCTCACCAAAATACTATCTACTTCACATCAAATATGGACTCAACAAGGATTAGTAATGAGGTCTTTAAAAGAACCTCATTACAAGGAATACTGGTTTACAAGTAGTTGGACTTGACCTAGCTGGTCAAAATGGATATCTATGCTTAAGATTTTGAAATTCATAAAACAACCAAAAGTGTGCAGTGAATAAGAGGGGTAGAACACCTTGTCCAGACAACTACTAATTTCAACCTGAGATGCTTTTACAATTTTCAAAAACTAAACAAAACCAACCCTCCTACATATCATTGCAAGACCCCAAGATCATTCTCTTTTTATTTGTGTAGGTCGAATTCCAAGACAACTTCTTGTGGGGTGAGGGGCCAATGATAATGCATAAAAAATATGTGCACTTGACCCTCTATGCACTATGAACAATTTCTAAaattttgttttattaatttgaaATTTAGTTTAATGACTAGTGTGTGGTTTTAAACTGATGTGGTACTATAAGGTTCATTTGGAAGGTTACTAAAGAGTTTATCCATATATAGAGAGACTTTTCTAGTTATATCTACTTCATTTCTCACAAGATTTAAAGcttttttaatataaattgaatCATTTGTTGGGGTTGAATACATTTTTAAAGGGAAAGATAAGAAATTACACAATCCCTATAACTCTCATCAAAGAAACATAAAGCATCTTAGAGAAAATAGGAGGGCCTTagacattttcaaatttaaatagcAATAGCTTCTCATCACATCGAACACAACTTGGTATTGATTGGCTACCAGGAGGTAATTGCTCTATGCAACAAATAATCATGatattgtgtcaaaagcctttaaaaATCTATACGTCACATTAGTTATTTCAAAAGGCATGAGCCAAGCCCTATTGGCAATAACCCAAAACTTGGAATCACTTGTTGTGACCAATCAATGCATCGCAACTATCAAAAATAATGAATTTGAATGCAAATTACAACCTTTCATGTGGAAATGAATTTGGACCTATATAAGCAACATAATTTTGTTAAAGTGAAAACATAAATAAAGAGCTTTGAGCTCTTGATTGACTCCTCTATGGAGCTCAAGAAAGGTATCAAGAATTATATGTGACAACTAAAAATTATCATTAGATAAGATGCAAcccaaattattcaatttttttgccaCTTTATTAGCTTCTTGATAAGAATGAGACATTTGGTAGGTTTGTGGTGCAGCGAATCAAGGAAATCTCATACATTAGGGCTCAAGTAATAGGTTTGTAGGTGTTTTGAGTTATTTTGAGTTTAATAAGGTCCATTGAGACCATTTTTATGTAACAAGAAATATTTGGAGTCATTCGGGTCAATACATCCAAAATTGCAAAATCTTGTAAATGTTGTCAATGTAAAACAAATTAAAAAGTTACAAGAAGGGAAGTTAAAAGGTCATTTTTGTTTGGACAAGTTGAAAAgtcatttatgtttgattttggAGGTTGGAAAATGTATATAATTCATTTTAAACACAAATCCCAAGTGGGGAAGTTTCGTGAAGGAATGgaataaagaaaacacaaagtttGCATGCCCAAACAATGTTTTCCAAATAATCTAACTGTTTTTTGGTTTTGTATAGACTTTATTTTGCATTTAaggatttaaaatttatttaatatgatataggaTCTAATAAACTTCCAAATGCAATTATTTTTGTGGTTTCTCGTTAGGTATTAATAAAGCTATGATTGTTTGAATGATTGCAACTTCTAGATTTTCCAGGTAATAGTCATGTTGCAACAAGTAATATGGATTCGTAAGGATGTTATATGATCTTAAAAGTAGTATGGTTGGATAGAGTATCAATTAAAATTTCCATTGTGACCATTCTCATCCCTTTTCATTgagttttgagtattttagaggcATTCTATTGAGATAGGGTTTGAAAAACCCTTGGTGCCTAATAAAAATTAGTAGTCAATTTTACTCCTTTGTGTTACAAAACAACCTACCTTGATTTTTATATATGTTGTATAAATCTCACACGAGTATCCAAATGTTGTGTTGGATACTTTAGGTTAGGTCTGCATCAAATGTTATGCGTGACAAACTTAATTTGTTTTACTAATTAGACCTAGTTTCAGTTTACCATTAAATTATTGAGCCATTTGTTCCACAACAACCCCACCTTTTTTCTTGATATGTTGTTAAGCTTCTAAATGGGTATCGAAAAGTGTTATCATATTTTCTAAATATTGTCTGTATAGAAAGTTATGCTCAGAAAACCTCTGTTGGAGGGCTAATAGGGAAATAGTTAGATTGTGAGTGAAATTCATGAAGTTACCATCCCACATTTATAGTTTGTTTGGTATGAGTTAGTATGTGTTTCAATCCCCTgctcttcatcattttgaaaaaacTCAAATAAAGAGAACGCCTGATTTAGAATATGAAGcagagagaaacttggagaatGGAGATTTTTTTAAGAATTAATCATGTTCATGGAATGAGAGAATATGAGGAGAGAGAAACTTGGAGAATGGATAGTTTTTTAGGAATTTCATGTTCATGGAATCACCCTCTATCCAAATATTCATTTCTCTTTTCTAATCTGTTTCCAGTGGGTGTTCCACACAAATAAAACCTCTTACTTTCCTCAATTGTTCAACTTCTTCTAGAGCACCAATTGTGAATCAAAGTGCACTATCACATGTAATTTCACGTTGATAGGAAAGCTGGCTGATCAGCTAATTCCTGATGTCTTGAAGTTGATTTATTTTAAAGTTTCAAATATATAAGAATGAGAAATTTACagaagattgttgatattgcatgATAGAAATGATCAAATACATACCAAAAATCATAATCAAATGCATAAGAATGATAAACATAGAATTGGATGATTATAAAACAATGTGTGTCTATGTGAATAAGGTTGTAGATAGGTGCATAGAAATACTTATAATTGGATGGGTAGAAAAGATGTTTTTTGTTGGTATTGCACATAAGAAATGATCCAATATATACcacaaatcaaatttcaatcaagtgaacaatataattcataacATATTCGCACACATAAGGATGataaatatttgcattcataaggATGGCAAATATATAATTTAGATGATTATATAACAATCTGTGTCTATGTGAATAAGGTTGGAGATAGGTAAATAGAAATGCTTGTAATTGGATGGGTAAAAACATAAGAAAGTACCCACACCATGTACATAATTTTTCCATTTGTCAATGCATAAATATTAAGTTATTATCTCAAATtgcatacaaaataaaataaaaaatatgatgaaaatataaaatttgcCATTATAACTAGCGTATATCTCAAACTTTCTATTCAAAATATTTTatgaaataaaaaacaaagaactgAATAAGTAATATTAATGGTATAATAGAGTTTACATTAGAAATTCAATACCAGATAAGGTACTAAAATTATTGGAAGGATAAGAAATGCGCCCACCCAACTATTAGCTAGTTCACATCAAATATGGACTCAACAAGGATCAGTAATGAGGTCCTTAAAAGAACATCATTACAAGAAATACAGGTTTACAAGTAGTTGGAGCTGACCTATCTGGTCAAAATGGATATCTATGCttaagattttgaatttgataaaatAACCAAAATTTTGCAGTGAATTTGAGGTGTAAAACACCTTGTCCAGACAACTACTAATTTCAACTTGACATGCTTTTACAATTTTCAAAAACTAAACAAAACCAACCCTCCTACATATCATTGCAACACCCCAAGATCATTGTCTTTTTATTTGTGTAGGTCGAATTCCTAGACAACTTCTTGTGGGGTGAGGGGCTGACGATAATGCATAAAAAACATGTGCACTTCAGCCTCTATGCACTATGAACAATTTCTAAAATTTTCTTTAATAAGTTGAAACTTATTTTAATGACTAGTGTGTGGTTTTAAACTGATGTGGTACTGTAAGGCTCATTTGGAAGCTCTCTAAAGAGTTTATCCATCTATATAGAGACTTTTCTAGTTATATCTACTTCATTTCTCACAAGATTCCAAGCTTTTTGATAAAAATCGAATCATTTGTGGGGGTTGAATACATCTTTAAAGGGAAAGATGAGAAATTACACAATCCCTATAATTCTCATCAAAGAAACATAAAGTGTCTTAGAGAAAATAGGAGGGCCTTagacattttcagatttaaataaCAATAGCTTCTCATCACATCGAACATAACTTGGTATTGACTAGCCACCAGGAGGTAATTGCTCTGTGCAACAAATAATCATGATATTGTGCCAAAAGCCTTTTGAAATCTTTAGGTCACATTAGTTATCACAAAAGGCATGAGCCAAGCCCTATTGGCTATAACCCAAAACTTGGAATCACTTGTTGTGACCAATCAATGCACCGCaactatcaaaattaattattttgaatgCAAATTACAACCTTTCATGTGGAAATGAATTTCGACCTATAAAAGCAACATAATTTTGTTAAAGTGAAAACATGAAAAAAAGAGCTTTGAGCTCTTGATTGAATCCTATATGGAGCTGAAGAAAGGTAACAAGAATTATATGCGACAACTAAAAATTGTCATTAGATAAAATGCAAcccaaattattcaatttttttgccaCTTTATTAGCTTCTTGATAAGAATGAGACATCTGGTAGGTTTGTGGTGCACTGAATCAAGGACATCTCATACATTAGGGCTCAAGTAATAGGTTTGTAGGTGTTTTGAGTTATTTTCAGTTTAATAAGGTCCATTTAGACCATTTTATGTAACAAGAAATATTTGGAGTCATTTGGGTCAATACTTCAAAAATTGCAAAATCTTGTAAATGTTGTCAAcgtaaaaataaatgaaaaagtaGCAAGATGGGAAGTTAAATGGTCATTTTTCTTTGGACAAGTTTAAAACTCATTTATGTTTGATTTGGGATGTTGCAAAATGTATATAATTCCTTTTAAACACAAATCCCAAGTGGGGAAGGTTTCGTGAAGGAATGgaataaagaaaacacaaagtttGCATGCCCAAACAATATTTTCCAGATAATCTAACTGTTTTTTGGTTTTATATAGACTTTACTTTGcatttaatgatttgaaatttatttaatatgatataggaTCTAATGAAATTCCAGAATGCAATTAGTTTTGTGGTTTTTCATTAGGTATTAATAAagttatgattgtttgaatgaTTGCAACTTCTAGATTTTCTAGGTAATCGCCATGTTGCAATGAGTAGTATGGATTTGTAAGAATGTTCTATGATCTTAAAAGTAGCATGTCTAGATAGAGTATCAAATAAAATTTCCATTGTGACCAGTGTCATCCCTTTTCATTGAGTTTCGAGTATTTTAGAGGCGTTTTACTAAGATAGGGTTTGAAAAACCCTTGGTGAATGAGCCTAATATAGATTAGTAGTCAATTTTACACCTTTGTGTTACAAAAAAACCTAcctttatttttatatatgttgTATAAATCTCACATGagtatccaaaagttgttttggatACTTTAGGCTAGGTCTCCATCAAATGTTATGCCTGAAAAACTTATTTTGTTTTACTAATCAGACCTAGTTTCCGTTTACTAGTAAATTATTGAGCCATTTGTTCAACAAAAACTCCACCTTTTTTCTTGATATGTTGTTAATCTTCTAAATGGGTATCCAAAAGTGTTATCATATTTTCTAAATATTGTCTGTATAGAAAGTTATGCTTAGAAAATCTCTGCTGGAGGGCTACTAGGGAAATAGTTAGATTCAGAGTGAAATTCATGAAGTTACGGTTccaaatttataaagtttgtttgATTTGTGTTAGTTTGTGTTTCAATCCACttctcttcatcattttgaaaaaacTTAAATAAAGAGAATGCTTGATTTAGAATTTGAAGGAGAGAGCAACTTGGAGAATGGAGATTTGTTTAAGAATTAATCATGTTCATGGAATGATAGAATATGAAGGAGATAGAAACTTGGAGGATGGAGATTTTTGTATGAATTAATCATGTTCATGGAAtgagagaatatgaaggagagagAAACTTGGAGAATGGATATTTCTTATGGAATTAATCATGTTCATGGAATCAccctctatccaaatattcttGTGGTCTaagtatttagtcatttttagaCCACCTAGCAATGCTTAAGCCATAGCCTAATTATTTATGCTATTTGACAATCTAATTACATGGGATTTGATTACCTACCCTGATTGATTCTGTAGGAAACACTCTTCCCCTGAAGATCCTAGATTTTATTTTGTGCCATCATCAAAATTAAGCTTTATTATGTCAAGAAGAGGAGGAATCCAATAGATAGAAGATCTATTTAAAAACGAGTAACTTTACATTTCCATGTAGCTAGATTAGGTGGATGGAGATAGATCCAAATAGaagatttttaaatcccatgatgAGGAAGGATTTTTTGATTCCATTTTTAAATCACTTGACATTATGCCTTCTAAAATCTACCTCTCTATGATTCCAACTATCTCCTCAGCCGATTGGAGTTCTTTCCATAATATCCTTTTATTTATTTCCTACCACAAGTTCCATAACTATATAGAGGCTAACGAGCGAAATGCCTAAGAAAAATGATTTTTGGAATAAACCTGGCCAAGAGGTAAATACTTCGAGCAAATTTTTACTTGCAACCAACTCCAATGTTTTTTGGAGAAGGGACATGATGATAATAAATAATTTGATATTTCTTCATGTTGACTACAAAGGGGGAAATTGAAGTGCATATTTATACCCATATTCACTAATATATCATTGGTGAGAATTCTTTTATTTAGTGCTAACCTAGAAAAAGTTATTACTTTTGGGAGAATGTCTAAATTCCAACAGAGTTTGTGTAGTCAGTCCTTTGTTTTAGGAGTACCTTGGTGGATTAATAATGCATAATCCAATTTAACTTTATAGTAACCTAATTTTGACAGTTCCCAAATGAGTGAATCCCACTGACTTGATATTTAtttaatacaataaatataatatattaattaataattataaattgattatattatattattatttttatctattCAACTATTAATTAGTAGGTTAATTTAAATGATTATaagtaaattaatatattttataatcaTAAGCTAAAAATAATGTAATTATAGTCCCTTAATATATGTAAATGATTTTAAATAGATAAATTTTATAACTATTTTATATTAGGAAATTTATAcaaacaaaatcaaaataattgATATGTGGACATAAGCCTATACTTGTATGAAGaaacaaacaaaaatgaagaaTTACAATTCGTCCATTTTGTTCTTTTCATATCTACATTTCAATAAGGAATAGAAGCTTACAAAATTATTTGGGGAATATATTTTGAACTATACAAGTCATGTCATCCTTGATCAAACATCAAGATGGATATTTCAATACCTTTAGAATAAGAATAGAGGACTTAAATTAATTGTGTAATGGGTGTAGGTCAAGTTCACAATCAAATAATATAAAATTGGGTCATCATTAAGCTCTTTGGCCAATACTTTTTTCATATTCAAACATGAtttcaaatgaatgaatgaatgaatgaattttaatgcaataaaataacacataaatcaacaccaacatGCACTAAAAGAGGTCACAATTGCTAATatgaataaatgaatgtgaataatcttgcatttaaatttttaaaaattaagttttAGATTGTTATTATGAAAATAATCTACCTCAATTACACATACATAAATTTGATATAGGTAGATGAATGGTGGCTCAAGGGACTAATATGAATATGTAGAGATGACTCTTGATGTAATCCTTATATAGAATGCCATGCATTCAATTCATAAAAGAATCTGttagttggccatttggtggaaatgattatgtgttgcattgatgttttgtcattgatgtcaacactatctatttggatgtTTTACCGGCAGCCTTCTGGCctaggtaggttgagtggtttctagttaacttggatccgacaagCTCCGATATgatctgatgatggaattggctttttcatgatgcttatactcatatttctatagttggttttggtctggtgtttGGAAGTTGTCCTCCTTGCTAAGATGCTTGGTTTCTTGTTCccgcgagggtttcaccggcagagcttcttggtggagatctttgttgaatttcctaagtaatgttggtgcaacttctgatggatttTTAGGAAGCTATTGGTTAGCTTGTTTTAGACTTGGCGATTGGAGATGATTgctaaagcatgtggacctatacttcatctcggttgatctaggttgtgGACTGGCATTGATGTAAtctgtggataggacctattgttgtatttacaggatgtcttatgtgttggatattatttgtttggcttaaggatgacatggtttgtaattatgtaattggtttattatatgGTGGTCGAActgattttttatggtcgagggtttgtatatatggatGTAAAATCtcgttgtagatcatcatggttaatgtaagaggtcatggtcaaggaatttaatgtgcgaaTAGTGTAATATCCTTCAGGAAGAGGAGTTTATTGATCATTAGAGAACTAATTGTGTctatgaggatttagtcctctgatattgagattTAATAGGAACtgtactttggcataggagatgctatcttttgcagttgaacacttctttggattgtagtttggatttgtatgtggttagtgagtctccttttgtgatgagaattgtgctctaggctgttggcctgcctgcaagtgcaagccctttcattgtaattcacatacttactgcaaaattattatctgactatgggtacgctt is drawn from Cryptomeria japonica unplaced genomic scaffold, Sugi_1.0 HiC_scaffold_27, whole genome shotgun sequence and contains these coding sequences:
- the LOC131861581 gene encoding uncharacterized protein LOC131861581 — protein: MSALLVGLLFLFTVHVSARYHPQNPVKNNNVLMSMEQLDNCANCKGNGEDSRPCCSSPSNKAVFSQQLDDCPNCESNGRDPRPCCHRSNKIAGKTNNVLAGMEQLAGCANCEGNGEDPRPCCHHSKQTSKKDNLLTDMVEKELTDCEKCKGNGEDPRPCCSSPSNKAVFSQQLDDCPNCESNGEDPRPCCHPSNKVAGKTNNVLAGMEQLAGCANCEGNGKDPRPCCHASNKAIFSG